In one Microbacterium invictum genomic region, the following are encoded:
- a CDS encoding biopolymer transporter Tol yields MGIVAGGDDDETSGAERWLVIDGRRWRRTDPALPPDVVSALTSHLGRARSAVRTARRPGADPDALADARARVDLAKHGLGERGPYWWDRPVGERRDAALSALAELEALTNHR; encoded by the coding sequence ATGGGGATCGTGGCGGGTGGCGACGATGACGAGACGAGCGGAGCGGAGCGGTGGCTCGTCATCGACGGCCGGCGCTGGCGGCGCACCGACCCGGCACTGCCGCCCGACGTCGTCAGCGCGCTGACCTCGCACCTCGGCCGCGCGCGTTCGGCCGTGCGCACGGCGCGACGCCCAGGCGCTGACCCCGACGCCCTTGCCGATGCGCGCGCCCGGGTCGATCTCGCCAAACACGGACTCGGCGAGCGCGGCCCGTACTGGTGGGACCGCCCCGTAGGGGAACGCCGCGACGCAGCGCTCAGCGCCCTGGCTGAGCTCGAGGCGCTGACGAACCACCGGTGA
- a CDS encoding arsenic resistance protein, with protein MTSAAAWWDRHGVWLYVAAIAFGVVVGVAIPGAGAALRFATTPVLALLLFATFLGIPLIEVGRAFRDIRFLGTVLAVNFLVVPAVAFGLSRLVSDDPGLLLGVLLVLLTPCVDYVIVFTGLAGGARARLLAATPLLMLAQIVLLPAYLWLFAGGTVVAEIDLAPFAEALLWLIVLPLGAAALVQALARRHRIGRRIERLFAAAMVPLMMATLAVVVASQIADVGGQAAALARVVPIYVAFLAVMLVVGLGAGRLARLPVPETRALVFSGATRNSLVVLPLALALPPAFAIAPLAVVTQTLVELVGLVVFLRVVPALTPVTGGSSAPRAQPGR; from the coding sequence CGTTCGGGGTCGTCGTCGGGGTCGCGATCCCTGGCGCGGGCGCAGCGCTGAGGTTCGCCACGACGCCGGTGCTCGCTCTGCTGCTGTTCGCGACGTTCCTCGGCATCCCGTTGATCGAGGTGGGGCGGGCGTTCCGCGACATCCGGTTCCTCGGCACGGTGCTCGCCGTCAACTTCCTCGTCGTCCCGGCCGTCGCGTTCGGTCTGTCGCGGCTCGTGTCCGACGACCCCGGCCTCCTCCTCGGCGTGCTGCTCGTGCTCCTCACGCCCTGCGTCGACTACGTCATCGTCTTCACCGGACTCGCCGGCGGCGCCCGCGCGCGCCTCCTCGCCGCGACGCCGCTGCTGATGCTCGCGCAGATCGTGCTGCTCCCCGCCTACCTGTGGCTGTTCGCCGGCGGCACGGTGGTCGCCGAGATCGACCTCGCCCCGTTCGCCGAGGCCCTCCTCTGGCTCATCGTCCTGCCGCTCGGCGCGGCGGCGCTCGTGCAAGCCCTGGCGCGCCGGCATCGCATCGGCAGGCGGATCGAGCGCCTCTTCGCGGCCGCGATGGTGCCGCTGATGATGGCGACGCTCGCCGTCGTGGTTGCGTCGCAGATCGCGGATGTCGGCGGCCAAGCCGCCGCGCTCGCGCGGGTCGTGCCGATCTACGTCGCGTTCCTCGCGGTCATGCTCGTCGTCGGACTCGGCGCCGGGCGCCTCGCGCGGCTGCCGGTCCCCGAGACGCGCGCGCTCGTGTTCAGCGGCGCCACGCGCAACTCGCTCGTGGTGCTGCCCCTCGCGCTCGCGCTGCCGCCGGCGTTCGCGATCGCCCCCCTGGCCGTGGTCACCCAGACGCTCGTCGAGCTCGTCGGGTTGGTCGTGTTCCTGCGCGTCGTGCCCGCGCTCACGCCGGTCACCGGTGGTTCGTCAGCGCCTCGAGCTCAGCCAGGGCGCTGA